The Nicotiana tabacum cultivar K326 chromosome 14, ASM71507v2, whole genome shotgun sequence genome contains a region encoding:
- the LOC107775841 gene encoding protein AE7-like 1 isoform X1 translates to MTLGLINANPVVHAKKERIARPEDHHAVDALDIYDFVRDIRDPEHPYSLEQLSVLSEESITVDEKLGRILITFTPTIQHCSMATVIGLCLREKLKNCFPPHFKVDIKVAPGSHADEDSVNKQLNDKERVAAAMENPNLRQLVDECLYSSEL, encoded by the exons ATGACTTTGGGACTGATAAATGCAAATCCAGTGGTTCACGCCAAAAAGGAGAGGATCGCTCGCCCTGAAGATCATCACGCCGTTGATGCTCTCGACATTTATGAT TTCGTGAGGGATATAAGAGATCCAGAGCATCCGTATTCGTTAGAGCAGCTGAGTGTGCTCTCCGAAGAGTCCATTACTGTTGACGAGAAGCTTGGACGCATTCT GATTACTTTCACCCCAACCATCCAGCATTGTAGCATGGCAACTGTGATTGGCCTTTGTTTGAGAGAGAAGTTGAAGAATTGCTTCCCTCCTCATTTCAAG GTAGATATAAAAGTGGCTCCTGGATCTCATGCGGATGAAGACTCAG TTAACAAGCAGTTGAATGATAAAGAACGGGTTGCTGCTGCCATGGAGAACCCGAATCTTCGCCAGCTTGTTGATGAGTGCCTCTATTCGAGTGAGCTTTAA
- the LOC107775841 gene encoding protein AE7-like 1 isoform X2 gives MTLGLINANPVVHAKKERIARPEDHHAVDALDIYDFVRDIRDPEHPYSLEQLSVLSEESITVDEKLGRILITFTPTIQHCSMATVIGLCLREKLKNCFPPHFKVDIKVAPGSHADEDSVVYGMLILGQQSKCWSIGKQYLCFLI, from the exons ATGACTTTGGGACTGATAAATGCAAATCCAGTGGTTCACGCCAAAAAGGAGAGGATCGCTCGCCCTGAAGATCATCACGCCGTTGATGCTCTCGACATTTATGAT TTCGTGAGGGATATAAGAGATCCAGAGCATCCGTATTCGTTAGAGCAGCTGAGTGTGCTCTCCGAAGAGTCCATTACTGTTGACGAGAAGCTTGGACGCATTCT GATTACTTTCACCCCAACCATCCAGCATTGTAGCATGGCAACTGTGATTGGCCTTTGTTTGAGAGAGAAGTTGAAGAATTGCTTCCCTCCTCATTTCAAG GTAGATATAAAAGTGGCTCCTGGATCTCATGCGGATGAAGACTCAG TTGTCTATGGCATGCTGATTCTGGGACAACAGAGCAAATGCTGGAGCATCGGAAAGCAGTATTTATGTTTCCTGAT TTAA